The following proteins are co-located in the Paenibacillus sp. JNUCC32 genome:
- a CDS encoding SOS response-associated peptidase: MCGRFTLTVTWEELMTRYLIDPESVSPFHVPRYNIAPTQMVTAIIHDGSTNRIGQLQWGLVPSWAKDSSGGAKMINARSETLEDKPAYRMPFYRKRCLIPADGFYEWQKSGNGKQPFRIGLKNGEIFSMAGLYDTWITPGGEKLSTCTVITTEPNRLMEPIHNRMPVILRPADEALWLERQPSSHTHGNHPSHLQSLKELLKPYPAEEMQAVPVSTTVNSVKNDTEDCIRSITGS, from the coding sequence ATGTGCGGACGTTTTACGCTCACCGTTACTTGGGAAGAGCTGATGACCAGGTATCTCATTGATCCCGAATCGGTCTCTCCCTTTCACGTTCCCAGGTACAACATCGCGCCTACGCAGATGGTCACGGCCATTATCCATGACGGGAGCACCAACCGGATCGGGCAGCTGCAATGGGGGCTTGTCCCTTCCTGGGCCAAGGATTCCTCGGGCGGAGCCAAAATGATCAATGCCCGCAGTGAAACGCTGGAAGACAAGCCTGCCTATAGGATGCCCTTTTATCGGAAAAGATGCCTGATTCCTGCAGACGGTTTTTACGAATGGCAGAAAAGCGGCAATGGCAAGCAGCCCTTTCGCATTGGATTGAAGAACGGCGAAATATTCAGCATGGCCGGCCTGTACGACACCTGGATCACCCCAGGGGGCGAGAAGCTGAGCACCTGTACCGTCATTACGACCGAGCCCAACAGGCTCATGGAGCCGATCCATAACCGGATGCCGGTCATTCTAAGACCCGCTGACGAAGCGCTATGGCTTGAACGGCAGCCGTCCTCCCATACCCATGGGAACCACCCTTCCCACCTGCAATCGCTCAAGGAGCTGTTGAAACCCTATCCCGCGGAGGAAATGCAGGCAGTGCCGGTAAGCACAACCGTAAACTCCGTCAAGAACGACACGGAAGATTGCATACGCTCCATTACGGGCAGCTAG
- a CDS encoding stage VI sporulation protein F — MGYQQYGISPQLVERIKLKMKNPAIKERIKGLTQGLTKADLQNSAKVHQLIRTASGILNEKLSSAQEQQMVQFVLAQRIDPNNTFHLIKLWGMFR, encoded by the coding sequence TTGGGTTATCAGCAGTATGGCATTAGTCCGCAGCTGGTGGAGCGTATCAAGCTAAAAATGAAAAACCCGGCCATCAAGGAAAGAATCAAGGGACTGACTCAGGGCTTGACCAAAGCGGATCTTCAAAATAGCGCAAAAGTACATCAATTGATCCGGACGGCCAGCGGCATCTTGAATGAAAAGCTGAGCTCCGCACAGGAGCAGCAAATGGTTCAATTCGTGCTTGCACAGCGCATCGATCCGAACAACACCTTCCATTTGATCAAGCTGTGGGGAATGTTTCGTTAA
- a CDS encoding NCS2 family permease yields MFDLKANGTSVKTEVVAGTTTFFTMAYVTVVNPLILSQAGVPFEQSFTATIIAAVIGTLLMGLVARYPIAVAPGMGLNAYFTYSVVQGHAGLGYIEAFSAVFIAGILFLLLSMTSLRRRLIEMIPANLKHAITVGIGLFIAFIGLRMSGIITAHPDNLVALGDLHQPSVVLALVGLAVTLVLLSRDVKGALFIGMIITGIIAYLADMLSFTGGIMSVPTLPEGILVWNPITAASDVIRHGLYAVVFSFLLVTLFDTTGTVVGVAEQAGLMKDNKLPRAERAMFSDSVATVAGSMVGTSPTTAYIESAAGVGAGGRTGLTSVVVAGLFVVAAFFSPLIGAVAGLSAITAPSLIVVGCLMLSNVQHIRWNDFDEAFPAFLVILTMPLTSSIATGIALGFISYPLMKIVKGKWKAVHPLMYIFAVLFVLQLVFVPH; encoded by the coding sequence GTGTTTGATTTAAAAGCTAACGGCACCTCGGTCAAGACCGAGGTTGTTGCCGGGACCACGACATTTTTTACGATGGCTTATGTGACCGTGGTGAATCCGCTGATACTGTCGCAAGCGGGCGTGCCGTTTGAACAAAGCTTCACGGCTACGATTATTGCCGCCGTCATCGGTACGCTGCTCATGGGGCTCGTAGCCCGCTACCCGATTGCCGTGGCGCCGGGGATGGGGCTGAATGCTTATTTTACGTATTCCGTTGTCCAAGGGCATGCCGGACTTGGTTATATTGAAGCCTTTTCCGCCGTTTTTATCGCCGGTATTCTGTTTCTGCTGTTATCGATGACTTCCCTGCGGCGCAGGTTAATTGAGATGATCCCGGCGAACCTGAAGCATGCGATCACGGTCGGGATCGGCCTGTTCATTGCTTTTATCGGTCTGCGGATGAGCGGCATTATCACCGCGCATCCGGATAATCTGGTAGCGCTCGGCGATTTGCACCAGCCATCGGTCGTGCTCGCCTTGGTGGGCTTGGCGGTTACGCTCGTGCTGCTGTCCCGCGATGTGAAGGGCGCCTTGTTCATCGGCATGATCATCACCGGAATTATCGCTTATCTTGCCGATATGCTGTCCTTCACCGGCGGGATTATGTCCGTTCCCACGCTGCCGGAAGGCATTCTGGTATGGAACCCCATTACGGCGGCCTCGGATGTGATCAGGCACGGGCTCTATGCCGTGGTGTTCTCGTTCCTGCTTGTAACGCTGTTCGATACCACGGGCACGGTCGTTGGCGTGGCAGAGCAGGCAGGGCTGATGAAGGATAACAAGCTGCCCCGCGCGGAACGTGCCATGTTCTCCGATTCGGTGGCAACCGTGGCCGGTTCCATGGTCGGCACAAGCCCGACCACGGCGTATATCGAATCCGCAGCCGGTGTCGGCGCAGGCGGCCGCACAGGCTTAACCTCGGTGGTCGTTGCCGGGCTGTTCGTGGTTGCGGCCTTCTTTAGCCCGCTGATCGGGGCGGTGGCCGGATTGTCCGCCATCACGGCACCTTCGCTTATCGTGGTGGGCTGTCTGATGCTGAGCAACGTTCAGCACATCCGGTGGAATGATTTTGATGAAGCGTTCCCTGCGTTTCTCGTGATTTTGACCATGCCGCTTACGTCCAGCATCGCAACTGGGATTGCGCTCGGTTTTATTTCATACCCGCTCATGAAAATCGTGAAGGGCAAGTGGAAGGCGGTTCACCCGCTGATGTATATTTTTGCCGTGCTGTTCGTGCTGCAGCTCGTTTTTGTTCCGCATTGA
- a CDS encoding putative glycolipid-binding domain-containing protein yields the protein MNNNMHAEQDLQSIGQKNASSGQSGQLLQSLLWNRHDLPSLEHGRLYRHHDGFTLTGTVVASLEGRTLHCSYEVETTSSWETRKVRITLSSGTEEQSLHLERDDEGRWWNGDTELTAFAGMTDIDLGITPSTNTLPIRRLQLEPGESATMTAVWIQFPSLTVAPLPQRYTRTGEFAYRYESNHGAYQADLEVDERGLVTTYADVWSRTR from the coding sequence TTGAACAACAATATGCACGCTGAACAAGACCTGCAGTCCATCGGACAAAAAAACGCAAGCTCCGGCCAGTCCGGCCAGCTTCTGCAATCGCTGCTATGGAACCGGCACGATCTTCCTTCGCTGGAGCATGGCCGGCTCTATCGGCATCACGATGGATTTACGCTCACCGGAACGGTCGTAGCCAGCCTGGAAGGCCGGACTCTCCACTGTTCCTACGAGGTCGAAACCACAAGCAGCTGGGAGACCCGGAAAGTCCGGATTACGCTCTCAAGCGGCACGGAAGAACAGTCCCTTCACCTGGAACGGGATGATGAGGGCCGCTGGTGGAACGGCGATACCGAGCTCACGGCCTTTGCCGGCATGACCGACATCGATCTCGGGATCACCCCGTCCACCAACACGCTCCCGATCCGCCGCCTGCAGCTGGAGCCCGGGGAGAGCGCAACCATGACGGCCGTATGGATTCAATTCCCGAGTCTAACCGTCGCTCCCCTCCCCCAACGATACACGCGGACGGGCGAATTCGCCTACCGTTACGAGAGCAACCACGGAGCGTATCAAGCGGATTTGGAGGTTGACGAACGCGGCCTTGTCACAACGTACGCGGACGTATGGAGCCGGACTCGCTGA
- a CDS encoding DNA polymerase IV, which yields MHKRKQRVVFLADCQSFYASVEKAANPAYQNRPLVVSGDPSRRSGIILAACPLAKDHGVTTAEPLWQAQQKCPDLVVMKPRMSAYIRVSLQIMSILESYSDLVEPFSIDEQFIDVTASLAHFGCTPKELARHIQMRVRRETGVYTRVGIGRNKVLAKLACDNFAKKNEDGIFELNEATMDALWACPTHKMFGVGSRTTKHLARLGIQTIGELAHTPLPDLKFKMKRYMKKNCDIWSEVLWRTANGYDDSPVTPDAFDGQKGIGRQTTLPVDYHDQQDIDVVLNELSMLICQRARAKGYMGNVVHAGAQGADFDRPVGFSRQMKIAEPTHLSREVYAAAKELFRKHWDGGPVRKIWVSLGELQSDAVYQLSLFGDRERLMYLEHTMDDINNQYGPSSVYFGSSLTKTSQLKFLNAKIGGHYK from the coding sequence ATGCATAAACGCAAGCAGCGCGTCGTTTTTCTGGCGGACTGCCAGTCCTTTTATGCCTCTGTTGAAAAAGCGGCGAATCCCGCATACCAAAACAGACCCCTGGTCGTCTCCGGCGACCCTTCCCGGCGAAGCGGCATCATTCTCGCGGCATGCCCGCTTGCGAAGGATCACGGGGTCACCACGGCGGAGCCCCTGTGGCAGGCCCAGCAGAAATGCCCCGATCTGGTCGTGATGAAACCGCGCATGAGCGCCTATATCCGGGTATCCCTGCAGATCATGAGCATTCTCGAATCGTATTCCGATCTCGTGGAGCCGTTCAGCATTGATGAGCAATTCATCGATGTGACGGCAAGCTTGGCGCACTTTGGCTGCACGCCGAAGGAGCTCGCCCGGCATATTCAGATGCGGGTGCGGCGCGAGACCGGCGTCTATACCCGAGTCGGCATCGGGCGCAACAAGGTTCTTGCCAAGCTGGCCTGCGACAATTTCGCCAAGAAGAATGAGGACGGCATCTTTGAGCTGAACGAGGCCACCATGGACGCGCTCTGGGCCTGCCCCACCCATAAAATGTTCGGCGTGGGCTCGCGGACCACGAAGCATCTGGCACGGCTCGGCATCCAGACCATCGGGGAGCTGGCCCATACGCCGCTTCCCGATCTCAAATTCAAAATGAAGCGCTACATGAAAAAAAACTGCGACATCTGGAGCGAAGTGCTGTGGCGAACCGCCAATGGTTATGATGATTCCCCGGTGACGCCCGATGCATTCGACGGGCAAAAAGGAATCGGCCGGCAGACCACGCTTCCCGTCGATTATCACGACCAGCAGGACATCGATGTCGTGCTGAACGAGCTCTCCATGCTCATCTGCCAGCGGGCGCGGGCCAAAGGCTACATGGGCAACGTGGTCCACGCCGGCGCCCAGGGCGCCGATTTCGACCGGCCGGTGGGGTTCTCCCGCCAAATGAAGATTGCCGAGCCGACGCATCTGTCCCGCGAAGTGTATGCGGCTGCCAAGGAGCTGTTCCGCAAGCACTGGGACGGCGGCCCTGTCCGCAAAATCTGGGTCTCCCTCGGAGAACTGCAGAGTGACGCCGTTTACCAGCTGTCTCTCTTCGGCGACCGGGAGCGGCTCATGTATTTGGAACATACCATGGACGATATCAACAACCAATATGGTCCCTCCTCCGTTTACTTCGGCTCATCGCTAACCAAAACCAGCCAGCTGAAATTTCTGAACGCCAAGATCGGAGGACACTACAAATGA
- a CDS encoding YolD-like family protein has product MKKLTGNGLWESSRMMLFEHRDAILEKQGEKHKQAHPLLDEQQMQWIIEKISTAYRSKETIQLQVYGEYGNYAVNGRISRINTLNERLLVGDTWINLVDILEVETAETCD; this is encoded by the coding sequence ATGAAAAAACTAACGGGAAACGGTCTATGGGAATCCAGCCGCATGATGCTGTTTGAGCATCGCGACGCCATTTTGGAGAAGCAGGGCGAGAAGCATAAGCAGGCCCACCCTCTTCTGGATGAGCAGCAGATGCAGTGGATTATAGAAAAGATCAGCACGGCTTACCGGAGCAAGGAAACCATACAGCTGCAAGTATACGGGGAGTACGGAAATTACGCGGTAAACGGAAGGATCTCCCGAATCAATACCCTGAACGAGCGGTTGCTTGTCGGGGATACTTGGATTAATCTGGTAGATATACTGGAGGTTGAAACGGCGGAGACGTGTGATTGA
- a CDS encoding sensor domain-containing diguanylate cyclase, which yields MNIPKRRLKISLAMVMPALVSLSILMTMSIMVYIQYKNEKRSLYDTTMSLNLSSAQKMAVTIEALFSGMRQSLRAAASNPAIEARAASDEEELQVIFDLMLQSSPYFNSVFWADERGSIRVVSPAGNQVNHARLITEGAIQALNERKSYLSVPYRSPTGRWIVFASEPIFDGSGKYCGMIAGTIYLEENNILHRIFGSGAGNEEDSYSYIVDSGGKVLYHLEESRVGEDVSSNVVVRRLMDGESGMQRVTNTQGDDYLTGYASVAMNGWGIVMQTSVSSILADVNGNLQDQLRSMLFPIALMLFIAVYTAARIAAPFTRLYKLTKSVAAGQTVSSQEFRPHWNREADQLNRIMGAAAETMAKQTQSLQQEAITDPLTGLSNRRELERCLESWDALGEPYAVILLDIDHFKAINDTYGHQTGDQILKLVAAVMVDCAPADAVCSRFGGEEFVILLRERSLDTAYRMAERIRRAILISPTPYSGTLTVSIGVSLYPEHGGNREDVFQAADMALYRAKGEGRNRTVAAGLSA from the coding sequence ATGAACATACCCAAACGACGCCTCAAAATCAGTCTTGCGATGGTCATGCCTGCATTGGTTTCATTATCCATCCTAATGACGATGTCGATCATGGTCTACATCCAGTATAAAAACGAGAAACGGTCCCTGTACGACACGACCATGTCGCTGAATTTATCATCCGCGCAAAAAATGGCGGTTACCATAGAGGCGCTTTTCTCGGGGATGCGCCAAAGTCTACGCGCCGCCGCAAGCAACCCGGCCATTGAGGCAAGAGCGGCATCCGACGAGGAGGAGCTGCAGGTCATTTTTGATCTTATGCTCCAGAGCAGCCCTTACTTCAATTCCGTATTTTGGGCCGATGAAAGGGGGAGCATTCGGGTTGTTTCTCCTGCGGGGAATCAGGTAAACCATGCCCGATTAATAACGGAGGGGGCCATTCAAGCATTAAACGAGAGAAAATCCTATCTTTCGGTACCGTATAGGAGTCCGACCGGCCGCTGGATCGTGTTTGCGAGCGAGCCGATTTTTGACGGATCCGGCAAGTACTGCGGCATGATAGCAGGCACGATTTATCTGGAAGAGAACAATATATTGCATCGGATTTTCGGATCCGGTGCGGGAAATGAAGAGGACTCCTATTCCTATATCGTGGATTCCGGCGGGAAGGTGCTCTATCATCTGGAGGAAAGCCGGGTCGGGGAGGACGTGAGTTCTAACGTGGTCGTGAGACGGCTCATGGATGGCGAGAGCGGCATGCAACGCGTGACGAATACGCAGGGCGACGATTACTTGACGGGTTATGCCAGCGTGGCGATGAATGGCTGGGGGATCGTCATGCAGACGTCGGTAAGCTCCATCCTGGCCGATGTCAATGGAAATTTGCAGGACCAGCTGAGAAGCATGCTGTTTCCCATCGCGCTCATGCTGTTCATTGCCGTATATACGGCCGCAAGAATTGCCGCCCCGTTTACCCGGCTCTATAAATTAACGAAATCGGTAGCAGCCGGCCAAACGGTGTCTTCCCAGGAATTCCGGCCGCATTGGAACCGGGAAGCCGACCAGTTGAACCGGATCATGGGAGCCGCTGCGGAAACGATGGCCAAGCAGACCCAGTCGCTGCAGCAGGAGGCCATCACGGATCCATTGACGGGGCTGTCCAATCGCCGGGAACTGGAACGCTGTCTTGAGTCTTGGGATGCGCTCGGGGAGCCGTATGCCGTTATTCTCCTGGACATCGACCATTTCAAAGCGATAAACGATACATACGGCCATCAAACCGGCGATCAGATCCTGAAGCTCGTGGCAGCCGTCATGGTGGATTGCGCTCCCGCGGATGCGGTATGCTCCCGCTTTGGCGGGGAAGAGTTCGTCATTCTTCTTCGCGAACGCAGCCTGGATACGGCATACCGTATGGCCGAACGGATACGCAGGGCGATCCTGATTTCCCCGACCCCTTATTCCGGAACGCTCACCGTATCGATCGGCGTATCGCTGTATCCGGAGCACGGGGGAAACCGGGAGGATGTATTTCAAGCGGCGGATATGGCGTTGTACCGGGCGAAGGGGGAAGGACGCAACCGCACGGTGGCGGCTGGATTATCGGCATGA